Proteins from a genomic interval of Amycolatopsis sp. cg13:
- a CDS encoding AAA family ATPase — protein sequence MHAAPPHADAIPRLGYVGWARDWFGIVGGLRGHEDLVGMLVTAKQHGHYELGAVDYATVAIGPDEAADVVQLGLVGTTAPDGSPVLVGMRGAAPQYGQANCRLEVIAEDRRAATETRDRIEALMTEHDVLRGQVIAFGLSEHRNNELVTFLPRPGLSSEDVVLPDGILEAIERHTMGIAEHGARLAAAGQHLKRGLLLHGAPGTGKTHTVRYLMGQLPDCTVVILTGAAMRFISQAASLARRLQPSVMVLEDVDLIAEDRDLAHGPTPLLFSLLDAMDGVGGDADVTFLLTTNRASSLEKALADRPGRVDLAVEVPLPDAAGREALLRLYSRGLELTADLAPVVDATDGVTASFMKELLRRASLHALALRPEEPVRVSDTELGNALAEMNDARSSLTRSLLGSQGRNAPG from the coding sequence GTGCACGCTGCCCCTCCGCACGCCGACGCGATCCCGCGTTTGGGTTACGTTGGGTGGGCGCGGGACTGGTTCGGCATCGTCGGAGGACTGCGCGGCCACGAGGACCTGGTCGGCATGCTGGTCACGGCCAAACAGCACGGCCACTACGAGCTGGGCGCGGTGGACTACGCGACGGTCGCGATCGGCCCGGACGAGGCGGCGGACGTCGTCCAGCTCGGGCTGGTCGGCACGACAGCGCCGGACGGTTCCCCTGTGCTGGTCGGCATGCGCGGCGCCGCCCCGCAGTACGGGCAGGCGAACTGTCGGCTCGAAGTGATCGCCGAAGACCGACGGGCGGCCACCGAGACCCGCGACCGCATCGAAGCGCTGATGACCGAACATGACGTGCTGCGCGGCCAGGTGATCGCGTTCGGCCTGAGCGAGCACCGTAACAACGAGCTTGTCACCTTCCTGCCGCGGCCGGGGCTAAGCAGCGAAGACGTGGTGCTGCCGGACGGCATCCTGGAAGCGATCGAGCGGCACACCATGGGCATCGCCGAACACGGCGCGCGTCTGGCTGCGGCGGGTCAGCACCTGAAGCGCGGCCTCCTTCTGCACGGCGCGCCCGGCACTGGAAAAACGCACACCGTGCGATATCTGATGGGTCAGCTCCCGGACTGCACGGTCGTGATCCTGACCGGCGCCGCGATGCGGTTCATCTCGCAAGCCGCTTCCCTGGCGCGTCGGCTGCAGCCGAGCGTCATGGTGCTGGAGGACGTCGACCTGATTGCCGAGGACCGCGACCTCGCACACGGCCCGACACCGCTGCTGTTCAGCCTGCTCGACGCGATGGACGGCGTCGGCGGCGACGCGGACGTCACCTTCCTGCTCACCACCAACCGGGCGAGCAGTCTGGAGAAAGCGCTGGCAGACCGTCCCGGACGGGTCGACTTGGCGGTCGAGGTGCCGCTGCCGGACGCGGCTGGCCGGGAAGCGTTGCTGCGCTTGTACTCCCGCGGCCTGGAGTTGACGGCTGATCTCGCCCCGGTGGTCGACGCGACGGACGGCGTCACGGCGTCCTTCATGAAGGAACTGCTTCGCCGGGCGTCGCTCCACGCGTTGGCGCTCAGGCCCGAAGAGCCAGTGCGGGTCAGCGACACCGAACTCGGCAATGCCTTAGCCGAGATGAACGACGCGCGCAGCAGCCTGACCAGGTCGTTGCTCGGCAGTCAAGGCCGCAACGCGCCCGGGTAA
- a CDS encoding antibiotic biosynthesis monooxygenase, with product MAVVKINAIEVPEGAGPELEKRFAARLHSVDNQEGFLGFELLRPVAGEKRYFVYTKWETEEHYQAWAGGPAREAHAGERKNPVSTGANLLEFEVVQASKPGE from the coding sequence ATGGCTGTAGTCAAGATCAACGCAATCGAAGTTCCCGAAGGTGCCGGCCCCGAGCTGGAGAAGCGGTTCGCCGCGCGGCTGCACTCGGTCGACAACCAGGAGGGGTTCCTCGGCTTCGAGCTGCTCCGCCCGGTCGCCGGCGAGAAGCGCTACTTCGTGTACACGAAGTGGGAAACCGAGGAGCACTACCAGGCCTGGGCGGGCGGTCCGGCGCGTGAGGCGCACGCGGGCGAGCGCAAGAACCCGGTGTCGACTGGCGCGAATTTGCTGGAGTTCGAGGTCGTGCAGGCATCGAAGCCGGGTGAGTGA
- a CDS encoding endonuclease/exonuclease/phosphatase family protein, translated as MVKEARKRTRLVTGLLVLVGLPLLAVAVLRAIGWDGSGWYLTALLALTPYFVVYGVLLAALALMLRRWWIGGVALALSVLLAVYVAPRVISDAQPAVNGKTVRVLAANLYLGQADPAALVRLVREHRIDVLNLVEMTPAAMSGLEKAGLFQTLPYRVMHPASGVDGSGIVSRYPLTEEDFTGDSVQKQPGAEADLGGGTTLEIVAAHPRSPDSGYYQWEQEMRDLSRAIGEHGLRVVAGDFNATLDHAALRTVLSRGYVDAAEARGDGMVPTWSTSSVPLVPLDHVLVDRRVAIRDYQVFDVPGSDHRAVYAEVQLP; from the coding sequence ATGGTGAAGGAGGCGCGGAAGCGAACCCGGCTGGTCACGGGCCTGCTCGTGCTGGTCGGACTGCCGCTGCTGGCGGTCGCCGTGCTGCGCGCGATCGGCTGGGACGGCAGCGGCTGGTACCTGACCGCGTTGCTGGCGCTGACCCCGTACTTCGTCGTCTACGGCGTCCTGCTCGCCGCGCTCGCGCTGATGCTGCGGCGGTGGTGGATCGGCGGCGTCGCGCTGGCGTTGTCCGTGCTGCTGGCGGTGTACGTCGCGCCGCGGGTGATCTCCGACGCCCAGCCCGCGGTGAACGGGAAGACGGTGCGCGTGCTGGCCGCTAATCTCTACCTGGGCCAGGCCGATCCGGCGGCGCTCGTGCGGCTGGTCCGGGAGCATCGGATCGACGTGCTGAACCTGGTGGAGATGACGCCCGCCGCGATGTCCGGGCTGGAGAAGGCCGGGCTGTTCCAGACGCTGCCTTACCGGGTCATGCATCCGGCGTCCGGTGTGGACGGTTCCGGCATCGTGTCGCGGTATCCGCTGACCGAAGAGGACTTCACCGGCGATTCCGTCCAGAAACAGCCTGGTGCGGAGGCGGATCTCGGAGGCGGGACGACGTTGGAGATCGTGGCGGCGCATCCGCGTTCGCCGGACTCCGGGTATTACCAGTGGGAACAGGAGATGCGGGACCTGTCGCGCGCGATCGGCGAGCACGGCCTGCGCGTGGTGGCGGGCGATTTCAACGCGACTCTCGACCATGCCGCGCTGCGAACGGTGCTGTCCCGCGGCTATGTCGACGCGGCGGAGGCACGCGGCGACGGTATGGTCCCGACGTGGTCGACGTCGTCGGTCCCGCTCGTGCCGCTGGATCACGTGCTGGTGGACCGCCGGGTGGCGATCCGGGATTACCAAGTTTTCGATGTGCCCGGGAGCGATCACCGGGCGGTTTACGCGGAGGTGCAGCTGCCGTGA
- a CDS encoding LacI family DNA-binding transcriptional regulator, with protein MGRPIRTRRQATLASLAAELGVSRTTVSNAYNRPDQLSPELRRRVLETARRLGYPGPDPVARSLRTRKAGAVGLLLTENLSYAFRDPAAVGVLEGLALACEDAGVGLHLVPASPGREDLAAVHRAGVDGFVVYSVPDDDPHLAAVLERPVPTVIIDQPRIEGVDRVGPDDAAAVTQLADHLVALGHRQIGVLCMRLGRERNDDFVTSERQSGAHFHVQRTRLEALATAFSSAGVDWATVPVVERFDHTVDDGASAARQLLDAYPQVTALVCTSDILALGALAEAARRGLRVPLDLTVTGFDGIAEAERSGLTTVHQPVLEKGKVAGRLLLSSAERVGPKVITLPTELRVGRTSAPPRTVEEPWFGG; from the coding sequence ATGGGCCGTCCTATTCGCACCCGGAGGCAGGCGACATTGGCGTCGCTCGCGGCGGAACTCGGGGTGTCCAGGACCACCGTGTCCAACGCCTACAACCGCCCGGATCAGCTCTCCCCGGAACTGCGCCGCAGGGTGCTCGAGACCGCACGACGGCTCGGCTACCCCGGCCCGGACCCGGTCGCGCGCTCGCTGCGCACCCGCAAGGCGGGCGCGGTCGGACTGCTGCTGACCGAGAACCTCTCCTACGCCTTCCGCGACCCGGCCGCCGTCGGCGTGCTCGAAGGGCTCGCGCTGGCCTGCGAGGACGCGGGCGTCGGCCTGCATCTCGTGCCGGCCAGCCCCGGTCGCGAGGACCTCGCCGCGGTGCACCGCGCGGGCGTGGACGGGTTCGTCGTGTACTCGGTGCCGGACGACGACCCGCATCTCGCGGCCGTCCTGGAACGGCCGGTGCCGACGGTGATCATCGACCAGCCCCGCATCGAGGGCGTGGATCGCGTCGGCCCGGACGACGCGGCCGCCGTCACGCAGCTCGCCGACCATCTGGTGGCGCTCGGCCACCGGCAGATCGGCGTCCTCTGCATGCGGCTCGGCCGCGAGCGCAACGACGACTTCGTGACCTCCGAACGCCAGAGCGGCGCGCACTTCCACGTGCAGCGCACCCGGCTGGAGGCGCTGGCGACGGCGTTTTCCTCGGCGGGCGTCGACTGGGCGACCGTGCCGGTGGTCGAGCGCTTCGACCACACGGTGGACGACGGCGCCTCTGCCGCACGTCAGCTGCTGGACGCGTATCCGCAGGTCACCGCCCTGGTGTGCACCTCAGACATTCTCGCGCTCGGTGCGCTGGCCGAGGCCGCGCGACGCGGGCTGCGAGTGCCGCTCGACCTCACGGTGACCGGTTTCGACGGCATCGCCGAGGCAGAGCGCTCCGGGCTCACCACGGTGCATCAGCCGGTGCTGGAGAAGGGCAAGGTGGCCGGACGGCTGCTGCTCAGCTCGGCCGAGCGGGTCGGGCCCAAGGTCATCACGCTGCCGACGGAGCTGCGGGTCGGACGCACGTCGGCGCCGCCGCGGACGGTCGAGGAGCCCTGGTTCGGCGGGTGA
- a CDS encoding alpha/beta fold hydrolase, with the protein MRPGLIDFGGDERHGVSILLLHGLMGRARTWWPVAQWLKRYGRVHALDARGHGRAPHTGPWTTERFAEDVADVLADLGPSVLIGHSMGGLHAWATAAKYPELVRAVVSEDFAPDQRGRTVETWRGYFESWPVPFESLAHVREFFGTAGDYFTECVEEREDGYHLIADLENLYEIAAEWGRRDYWSIVDGIRCPLLLVEGEHTAMPAGQQAEVAARVPGAKHLIVSGSAHLPHAEAPETYRGAVEAFLSGL; encoded by the coding sequence ATGCGACCAGGCCTGATCGACTTCGGCGGCGACGAACGCCACGGCGTGTCGATCCTGCTGCTGCACGGGCTGATGGGCCGCGCCCGCACCTGGTGGCCGGTCGCGCAATGGCTCAAGCGATACGGCCGCGTGCATGCTCTCGACGCCCGTGGTCACGGCCGTGCGCCGCACACCGGGCCGTGGACGACCGAGCGGTTCGCCGAGGATGTCGCGGACGTGCTGGCCGACCTCGGACCGTCGGTGCTGATCGGGCATTCGATGGGCGGGCTGCACGCGTGGGCCACCGCGGCGAAATACCCGGAGCTGGTGCGCGCGGTGGTCAGCGAGGATTTCGCCCCGGACCAGCGCGGACGCACCGTCGAGACCTGGCGGGGCTACTTCGAGAGCTGGCCGGTGCCGTTCGAATCGCTGGCCCATGTGCGCGAGTTCTTCGGCACCGCGGGCGACTACTTCACCGAATGCGTCGAGGAACGCGAAGACGGCTATCACCTGATCGCCGACCTGGAGAACCTGTACGAGATCGCCGCCGAATGGGGCCGCCGGGACTACTGGTCCATTGTGGACGGTATCCGCTGTCCGCTGCTGCTGGTCGAGGGCGAGCACACCGCGATGCCCGCCGGTCAGCAAGCCGAGGTCGCAGCGCGGGTGCCCGGCGCGAAGCACCTGATCGTGTCCGGTTCGGCGCATCTGCCGCACGCCGAGGCTCCCGAGACGTATCGCGGCGCGGTGGAGGCGTTCCTGTCCGGCCTGTGA
- a CDS encoding N-acetylmuramoyl-L-alanine amidase, whose translation MGEATRRAVLKGGLTVTAVGALGFATARSAAAVTTPTIHSTAEWNARPPSGAIVVENHKPTYIVVHHTVDPGNNTDYSLAHALQISRDIQNFHMDTRGWIDTGQQFTNSRGGFVTEGRHRSLEILRGGTQHVQGANVANHNSECLGIENEGLYSTVDVPVALWNSLVQLIAYIAHQYGITPEFIKGHRDFNSTECCGQVLYDRLPELRKAVGQQLGLSVVRLDAPEWPLLKPGDTGPRVMTAQRFLRAAGFGVPTDGVFGKATADAVSSLAAEHGLSRDSCTAARASDESAYLGSDVWPLIVPADRSTAAWRTELAR comes from the coding sequence ATGGGGGAAGCAACGCGTCGTGCCGTCTTGAAGGGCGGCCTCACCGTCACCGCCGTGGGCGCTTTGGGGTTCGCCACGGCGAGATCCGCGGCCGCCGTCACCACGCCGACCATCCATTCGACGGCCGAGTGGAACGCCCGGCCGCCGTCGGGCGCGATCGTGGTGGAGAACCACAAGCCGACGTACATCGTGGTGCACCACACCGTCGACCCCGGCAACAACACCGACTACTCGCTGGCGCACGCCCTGCAGATCTCGCGGGACATCCAGAACTTCCACATGGACACCCGCGGCTGGATCGACACCGGCCAGCAGTTCACGAACAGCCGCGGCGGCTTCGTCACCGAGGGACGGCACCGCAGCCTCGAAATCCTGCGCGGCGGGACGCAGCACGTGCAGGGCGCGAACGTCGCCAACCACAACAGCGAATGCCTCGGCATCGAGAACGAGGGCCTTTACAGCACGGTCGACGTGCCGGTCGCGCTGTGGAACTCGCTCGTGCAGCTGATCGCCTACATCGCGCACCAGTACGGCATCACCCCCGAGTTCATCAAGGGCCACCGCGATTTCAACTCGACCGAGTGCTGCGGCCAGGTGCTTTACGACCGGCTTCCGGAGCTGCGCAAGGCGGTCGGACAGCAGCTCGGCCTGTCCGTCGTTCGGCTCGACGCGCCGGAATGGCCGCTGCTCAAGCCGGGCGACACCGGACCGCGGGTGATGACCGCGCAACGGTTCCTGCGCGCGGCCGGGTTCGGCGTGCCGACCGACGGCGTGTTCGGCAAGGCGACCGCCGACGCGGTGTCCTCGTTGGCCGCTGAGCACGGACTTTCCCGCGACAGCTGCACCGCGGCCCGGGCCAGCGACGAGTCCGCCTACCTCGGCTCGGACGTCTGGCCGTTGATCGTGCCGGCAGACCGCTCGACCGCCGCGTGGCGCACCGAGCTGGCCCGCTGA
- a CDS encoding acetyltransferase, which translates to MTTLRPSRGEYPRLLEIWRSAVEATHDFLTPADVEYYATRVPLYFPEVDLTVADVDGIAAGFSGIAEGKLEMLFVHDDFRGRGVGTALLRAALDRFPDLTLDVNEQNPQAVGFYLHHGFEVVGRQETDSDGRPFPLLELKRA; encoded by the coding sequence GTGACGACCTTGCGGCCAAGCCGTGGGGAATACCCGCGGCTGCTGGAGATCTGGCGAAGCGCCGTCGAGGCGACGCACGACTTTCTGACTCCGGCGGACGTCGAGTACTACGCCACGCGCGTCCCGCTGTACTTCCCGGAAGTGGACCTGACCGTGGCGGACGTCGACGGAATCGCGGCAGGTTTCTCGGGAATCGCCGAGGGAAAGCTGGAAATGCTGTTCGTGCACGACGATTTCCGCGGCCGTGGCGTGGGAACGGCTTTGTTGCGTGCTGCGCTGGACCGCTTCCCGGACCTCACGCTGGACGTGAACGAGCAGAACCCGCAGGCAGTCGGTTTCTATCTGCACCACGGGTTCGAGGTCGTCGGCAGGCAGGAGACCGATTCGGACGGCCGCCCGTTCCCGTTGCTGGAACTCAAACGAGCTTGA
- a CDS encoding M1 family metallopeptidase: MRSRPTAVLALIGVLALSACSPAEPAAAPPPPMHPAPGANSAGDPYFPDDGNGGYDALDYHVDVSYDPPSGRLDGDTTVSAKATQDLSRFGLDLRGLDVAAVEIDGKPAKYGREKNKLVVTPAEPLRSGSTFRTRVHYSGIPAKTPHDGGSENGWARSEDGGAYLVGEPHSASFWYPVNETPRDKATFTLTAHVPTGWTVLSNGREQGTSAKDGKTTTTWADPNPVASYLTTIAIDKFTVQRSTLPDGTPVVSGYAPGAEPREATGDRLPEVLSFLESKFGKYPQSAAGGIYLDENIHFSLETQTRPTYAKWAEILTMVHENAHQWFGDSVSLNSWADICLNECFASYAQWMWGEREGQNLDDRYRAAVEITKGSTDFWGQKLVDMGPEHLFEGAYDKGILAVHALRRELGEPGFEKVLHEWVGQHRNGNATWADFEKLVSKVAGRDLSGFLNDWFHGTKVPSDADLYPGALRP, encoded by the coding sequence ATGCGCAGCCGCCCGACCGCCGTCCTCGCCCTCATCGGCGTGCTTGCGCTGTCCGCGTGCAGCCCTGCCGAACCCGCCGCCGCTCCACCGCCGCCGATGCATCCGGCACCGGGCGCGAACAGCGCGGGCGATCCGTACTTCCCCGACGACGGCAACGGCGGATACGACGCCCTCGACTACCACGTCGACGTCAGCTACGACCCGCCGAGCGGCCGCCTCGACGGCGACACCACGGTCTCCGCGAAAGCCACCCAAGACCTCAGCCGCTTCGGCCTCGATCTGCGCGGACTGGACGTCGCCGCGGTGGAGATCGACGGAAAACCGGCGAAATACGGCCGGGAAAAGAACAAACTGGTCGTAACTCCGGCCGAACCGCTGCGGTCGGGTTCGACCTTCCGGACGCGCGTGCACTATTCGGGTATTCCGGCGAAAACCCCGCACGACGGCGGATCGGAAAACGGCTGGGCCCGCTCCGAGGACGGCGGCGCGTATTTGGTCGGCGAGCCGCATTCCGCTTCGTTCTGGTACCCGGTCAACGAAACCCCGCGCGACAAGGCGACCTTCACGCTGACCGCGCACGTGCCCACCGGCTGGACGGTGCTGTCCAACGGCCGCGAGCAGGGCACCAGCGCCAAGGACGGCAAGACCACCACGACGTGGGCCGATCCGAATCCGGTGGCCAGCTACCTGACGACGATCGCGATCGACAAGTTCACCGTGCAGCGCTCCACGCTCCCGGACGGCACGCCGGTCGTTTCCGGCTACGCACCCGGCGCCGAACCCCGCGAGGCCACCGGCGACCGACTGCCGGAGGTGCTCTCGTTCCTGGAAAGCAAGTTCGGCAAATACCCGCAAAGCGCGGCCGGCGGGATCTACCTCGACGAGAACATCCACTTCTCCCTGGAAACGCAAACCCGTCCCACTTATGCGAAATGGGCGGAAATCCTGACCATGGTGCACGAGAACGCGCACCAGTGGTTCGGCGATTCGGTGTCGCTCAACTCGTGGGCGGACATCTGCCTGAACGAATGCTTCGCGTCGTACGCGCAGTGGATGTGGGGCGAACGCGAGGGCCAGAACCTCGACGACCGTTATCGCGCGGCCGTCGAAATCACCAAGGGCAGCACGGATTTCTGGGGACAGAAGCTGGTCGACATGGGGCCGGAGCACCTGTTCGAGGGCGCGTACGACAAGGGCATCCTGGCCGTGCACGCGCTGCGCCGGGAACTGGGAGAGCCAGGATTCGAGAAGGTGCTGCACGAGTGGGTGGGGCAGCATCGCAACGGGAACGCGACTTGGGCGGACTTCGAGAAGCTGGTGTCGAAAGTCGCTGGGCGCGATTTGAGCGGGTTTCTCAACGACTGGTTCCACGGGACTAAGGTGCCGTCGGATGCTGATCTTTACCCGGGCGCGTTGCGGCCTTGA
- a CDS encoding A/G-specific adenine glycosylase, with product MAVDTDVLIDWFAEVGRDLPWREPDCSAWGVLVSEIMLQQTPVSRVQPIWLEWMARWPVPSALAAETTGEVVRAWGKLGYPRRALRLHAAATVIAQEHGDVVPSDVDTLLALPGIGAYTARAVAAFAYGKRAPVVDTNVRRVVARAVHGAGDAGPASNTRDMADVEALLPAEDAPAAKLSAALMELGALICTARSPKCADCPIYAECAWQHNGRPEYAGPAKPVQKFAGTDRQVRGLLLDVLRGSEGPVEKARLDLVWHESGQRDRCLDSLLVDGLLEQTPDGLFALPGEH from the coding sequence GTGGCAGTAGACACCGACGTTCTGATCGATTGGTTCGCCGAGGTGGGCCGCGACCTGCCGTGGCGGGAGCCGGACTGCTCGGCGTGGGGCGTGCTGGTCAGCGAAATCATGCTGCAGCAGACGCCGGTCTCGCGCGTCCAGCCGATTTGGCTGGAGTGGATGGCCCGCTGGCCGGTGCCCTCAGCGCTGGCCGCCGAGACCACCGGCGAGGTCGTGCGCGCGTGGGGCAAGCTCGGCTACCCGCGTCGCGCGCTTCGGCTGCATGCCGCCGCCACGGTCATCGCGCAGGAGCACGGCGACGTCGTTCCGTCCGATGTGGACACTCTGCTCGCGCTGCCCGGCATCGGCGCGTACACGGCGCGCGCGGTGGCAGCGTTCGCGTACGGCAAGCGTGCGCCGGTCGTGGACACGAACGTTCGACGGGTGGTCGCGCGCGCTGTGCATGGCGCCGGTGACGCTGGCCCGGCGTCGAACACGCGCGACATGGCGGACGTCGAGGCGTTGTTGCCCGCTGAAGACGCGCCCGCGGCCAAGCTGTCCGCGGCGTTGATGGAGCTGGGCGCGCTGATCTGCACCGCCCGGTCGCCGAAGTGCGCGGACTGCCCGATTTACGCCGAATGCGCCTGGCAGCACAACGGCCGTCCCGAATACGCCGGTCCGGCCAAGCCGGTGCAGAAGTTCGCCGGAACCGACCGGCAGGTGCGCGGGCTGCTGCTGGACGTCCTGCGCGGCAGCGAGGGACCGGTCGAGAAGGCTCGGCTGGACCTCGTGTGGCACGAATCCGGCCAGCGCGACCGGTGCCTGGATTCGCTGCTTGTGGACGGTCTGCTGGAGCAAACCCCCGACGGGCTCTTCGCGCTTCCCGGGGAACACTGA
- a CDS encoding ATP-binding cassette domain-containing protein, with protein MSHAIQAEGLVKHFGETKALDGVDLEVPFGKVVGVLGPNGAGKTTAVRILATLLRPDAGHATVGGYDVVRDPVRVRGLIGLTGQYASVDEDLSGTENLVLIGKLLNLSRADARARAAELLERFELTDAAKRPIRTYSGGMRRRLDLAASLVGRPAVLYLDEPTTGLDPHARNEVWQVVRNLVADGATVLLTTQYLEEADQLADRITVFDHGHVVADGRADELKRRVGGQTLQVRPTSLSDLDEVDRILAELTGVRPVRDNATGLLTAPVSDPVLLSTLVRRLDSAGITSDELALRLPSLDEVFLALTGHAAEEPKPDRELEGSRS; from the coding sequence ATGTCGCACGCGATCCAGGCCGAGGGCCTGGTCAAGCATTTCGGGGAGACGAAGGCGCTGGACGGGGTGGACCTCGAGGTCCCGTTCGGGAAGGTGGTCGGGGTGCTCGGGCCGAACGGCGCGGGCAAGACGACCGCGGTCCGCATCCTGGCCACCCTGCTGAGACCGGACGCGGGACACGCCACGGTCGGGGGCTACGACGTGGTCCGCGACCCGGTCCGGGTGCGCGGTCTGATCGGGCTCACCGGGCAGTACGCGTCGGTGGACGAGGACCTGAGCGGCACCGAGAACCTGGTGCTGATCGGGAAGCTGCTGAACCTTTCCCGGGCCGACGCCCGGGCGCGGGCGGCCGAACTGCTGGAGCGGTTCGAGCTGACCGACGCGGCCAAGCGGCCGATCCGGACGTATTCCGGCGGCATGCGGCGCAGGCTCGACCTGGCGGCGAGCCTCGTCGGCCGTCCCGCCGTGCTGTACCTGGACGAGCCGACCACCGGGCTCGACCCGCACGCGCGCAACGAGGTGTGGCAGGTGGTCCGCAACCTCGTCGCCGACGGCGCGACGGTGCTGCTCACCACGCAGTATCTGGAGGAGGCCGACCAGCTCGCCGACCGGATCACCGTGTTCGACCACGGCCACGTGGTCGCCGACGGCCGCGCCGACGAGCTGAAGCGGCGGGTCGGCGGGCAGACGCTGCAGGTGCGGCCGACGTCGCTGAGCGATCTCGACGAGGTCGATCGGATCCTGGCCGAACTCACCGGCGTCCGGCCGGTCCGCGACAACGCGACCGGGCTGCTGACCGCGCCGGTGTCCGACCCGGTGCTGCTGTCCACGCTGGTGCGCCGCCTCGACTCGGCGGGCATCACCTCCGACGAGCTGGCGCTGCGGCTGCCCAGCCTCGACGAGGTGTTCCTCGCGCTGACCGGGCACGCGGCCGAGGAGCCGAAGCCGGACCGCGAACTCGAAGGGAGCCGGTCATGA
- a CDS encoding NAD-dependent deacetylase has translation MSDELARAAELISGAGALLVCAGAGMGVDSGLPDFRGGEGFWRAYPPYAGLGLRFEELADPRHFASDPELAWGFYGHRLELYRKTVPHRGFGLLLEWGLAKEGGVRVFTSNVDGQFQAAGFPQVAEAHGSIHHLQCLAGCSREIWPAADITVEIDEETMRARPPLPSCPRCGSLARPNILMFGDFDWVPDRSQEQLDELTTWRRAHRDTVVVEIGAGQAVPTVRRYSELASAATGALIRINPREPRIRHGRGVSIAAGALETLVKLV, from the coding sequence GTGAGTGACGAACTCGCCCGCGCCGCCGAGCTGATTTCGGGTGCCGGCGCGCTGCTCGTGTGCGCCGGCGCCGGGATGGGCGTCGACTCCGGGCTGCCTGATTTCCGTGGCGGGGAAGGGTTTTGGCGCGCGTATCCGCCGTACGCCGGGCTTGGGCTGCGGTTCGAGGAGTTGGCCGACCCGCGGCATTTCGCCTCGGACCCCGAGCTGGCTTGGGGTTTTTACGGGCACCGGCTCGAGCTGTACCGGAAGACGGTGCCGCATCGCGGGTTCGGGTTGCTGCTCGAATGGGGGCTGGCGAAAGAGGGCGGCGTGCGCGTGTTCACATCCAATGTGGACGGACAGTTTCAGGCGGCGGGGTTTCCGCAGGTCGCCGAGGCGCACGGGTCGATCCATCATCTGCAGTGTCTCGCCGGGTGTTCGCGGGAGATCTGGCCGGCGGCCGACATCACGGTCGAAATCGACGAGGAGACGATGCGTGCCCGGCCGCCGTTGCCATCCTGTCCGCGGTGCGGCAGTTTGGCCCGGCCGAATATCCTGATGTTCGGGGATTTTGACTGGGTTCCCGATCGGAGTCAGGAACAGCTGGACGAGCTCACCACCTGGCGTCGTGCGCATCGCGACACGGTGGTGGTCGAAATCGGTGCGGGGCAAGCGGTTCCGACGGTCCGGCGGTATTCCGAGCTCGCCAGCGCGGCGACGGGTGCGCTGATCCGGATCAATCCGCGCGAACCGCGGATCCGGCACGGGCGCGGGGTTTCGATCGCCGCGGGCGCGCTGGAGACGTTGGTCAAGCTCGTTTGA
- a CDS encoding beta-class carbonic anhydrase → MTSIDVLLKRNQEIGNIVPGDRSSPKPSLQVSILTCMDARIRVFEIFGLLQGEAHVLRNAGGVVTDDMIRSLALSQRKLGTREVLIVQHTDCGLSTVTEDEFKDELESATGLRPTWAVEAFHKVEDSVRTSVERARRSDFLLHNDNVRGFVYDVKAGSLTEVK, encoded by the coding sequence ATGACCTCCATCGACGTGCTGCTCAAGCGTAATCAGGAGATCGGGAACATCGTCCCCGGCGACCGGTCCTCCCCCAAGCCGTCGCTGCAGGTGTCGATCCTGACCTGCATGGACGCGCGGATCCGGGTGTTCGAGATCTTCGGCCTGCTGCAGGGCGAGGCGCACGTGCTGCGCAACGCGGGCGGTGTGGTCACCGACGACATGATCCGCTCGCTCGCGCTCAGCCAGCGCAAGCTCGGCACCCGCGAGGTGCTGATCGTCCAGCACACCGACTGCGGCCTCTCCACGGTCACCGAGGACGAGTTCAAGGACGAGCTGGAGTCCGCGACCGGGCTGCGGCCGACCTGGGCGGTCGAGGCGTTCCACAAGGTCGAGGACAGCGTGCGCACCTCGGTGGAGCGCGCCCGGCGCAGCGACTTCCTCCTGCACAACGACAACGTGCGCGGATTCGTCTACGACGTGAAGGCCGGGAGCCTGACCGAGGTCAAGTAA